One genomic region from Streptomyces sp. NBC_00582 encodes:
- a CDS encoding DUF418 domain-containing protein, which produces MTQTQPPQETSAPQENSPPRTQPSAESAVPASPGPSMGRLVGVDLARALAVFGMYVVHIGPPLSATDGVASWIRYLADGHSSVLFATLAGFSLMLIAGRREPKTGLAGRRAKVRIAIRAVILLALGTAMAMEYGGVIILGFYGVYFLLALPLVRLRAKTLAITAAVLALVTPQLAFALNWLLTESVQQTINAYDPLHRLSEVGVLDLLFTGFYPTITWMPFVIAGMALARLDLSAAPVQRRLAALGATLIVAAYGMSLLLAGPDALQSLAEDGPSSGGSGSMPPDGGSFPAMPASSLLTAGPHSGTTFDIIGSVGVAILMIVGATVAMDRMPRLRRLAKPVIAVGTMSLTAYVGHFVAQSVLPAVPGADTRGSWVPLITYVLGATVFAAIWSRFFRRGPLEYLLNAATKPAQYIR; this is translated from the coding sequence ATGACACAGACACAGCCGCCCCAGGAAACATCAGCTCCGCAGGAGAACTCGCCACCGCGGACCCAGCCTTCCGCCGAGTCCGCCGTGCCTGCCTCGCCCGGCCCCTCGATGGGACGCCTCGTCGGGGTGGACCTGGCCCGCGCGCTGGCCGTGTTCGGCATGTACGTCGTGCACATCGGCCCTCCGCTGTCGGCCACGGACGGCGTCGCCAGCTGGATCCGGTACCTGGCAGACGGTCACTCGTCCGTCCTGTTCGCCACACTCGCCGGGTTCTCACTGATGCTGATCGCCGGCCGCCGTGAACCGAAGACCGGCCTGGCAGGCCGCCGGGCGAAAGTTCGCATCGCGATCCGCGCCGTGATCCTGCTGGCGCTGGGCACCGCGATGGCGATGGAGTACGGGGGCGTGATCATCCTCGGCTTCTACGGCGTCTACTTCCTCCTCGCCCTGCCCCTGGTGCGCCTGCGCGCCAAGACACTCGCAATCACCGCGGCCGTGCTCGCCCTCGTCACACCGCAGCTGGCGTTCGCCCTGAACTGGCTGCTGACCGAATCGGTCCAGCAGACCATCAACGCCTACGACCCGCTCCACCGGCTCAGCGAGGTGGGCGTACTCGATCTGCTGTTCACGGGCTTCTACCCGACGATCACCTGGATGCCGTTCGTGATCGCGGGCATGGCGCTGGCCCGCCTCGACCTGTCCGCGGCGCCCGTCCAGCGGCGCCTGGCCGCGCTCGGTGCCACCCTCATCGTGGCCGCGTACGGCATGTCCCTGCTGCTGGCCGGTCCGGACGCGCTGCAGAGCCTCGCGGAAGACGGGCCGTCGTCCGGCGGCTCCGGATCGATGCCCCCCGACGGCGGGTCGTTCCCGGCCATGCCGGCGTCGTCGCTCCTGACGGCCGGGCCGCACAGCGGCACCACGTTCGACATCATCGGCAGCGTCGGCGTCGCGATCCTCATGATCGTGGGCGCGACGGTGGCGATGGACCGCATGCCGCGACTGCGCCGCCTGGCCAAACCGGTCATCGCCGTGGGCACCATGTCCCTGACCGCCTATGTCGGCCACTTCGTCGCACAATCCGTGCTGCCCGCGGTCCCCGGCGCCGACACCCGGGGCTCCTGGGTGCCCCTGATCACGTACGTCCTGGGGGCGACCGTGTTCGCCGCGATCTGGTCCCGCTTCTTCCGGCGTGGCCCCCTGGAGTACCTCCTCAACGCCGCCACCAAGCCGGCGCAGTACATACGATGA
- a CDS encoding DEAD/DEAH box helicase family protein gives MTLDARRTFTRQQTWRAWQLQGRVCNLCGRAIPFDLMQGDHIVPWSRGGRTSSENLQAICGSCNLRKGSTAQPVTSVRLSPDLLGPSTAPLRPWQAEALPIVLSRLGREPVLVEACPGAGKTRFGLEVAHELAASGQISRVLVVVPSLAIADGWARASSAATPGAPTLPLRTQRDWRAVDPIGDEWLGAIITYQSLFASTEMFLAHATDPGRRTLVIFDEVHHAGANAAWGMSAQEAFAEGAWGILSLTGTPFRTGRDPIVFVPSEEGNARPHYRYSYDRAIVDSACRPVQFVEARGETTFRTPDRRTHSVTFDDTDVTQAGERGRLRAAIEWIGEGSIAEHMLIDANHYLLGLRQRGDTDAAGLVVCIDCDHAARVAGHMASRVLGFRPVVACSRLHDDNDPDPANAIRLFRASHDPWIVAVNMISEGVDIPRLRAVVYLTNRLTLLSFRQIVGRVVRTDPANVDDHGRVYLPADPRLLGMARRITEKADLLPPPLVIITDGEGALRVGAGTEEDQPRGSFETLNTVGEQGGVFDTDGRDAHAVLVACARLFIEREGLTGTDPESLALAANDAPELRRALLALQRRPQ, from the coding sequence GTGACACTTGATGCTCGGCGAACTTTTACGCGCCAGCAGACCTGGCGTGCATGGCAGCTGCAGGGCCGCGTCTGCAACCTCTGCGGGCGCGCGATCCCCTTCGACCTGATGCAGGGCGATCACATCGTGCCGTGGAGCCGGGGCGGGCGGACCAGCAGCGAGAACCTCCAGGCGATCTGCGGTTCCTGCAATCTACGCAAGGGCAGCACGGCGCAGCCGGTCACGAGTGTCCGTCTTTCCCCCGATCTGCTCGGCCCGAGCACGGCGCCGTTGCGGCCATGGCAGGCCGAAGCCCTGCCGATCGTCCTGTCCCGGCTGGGCCGAGAGCCCGTCCTGGTCGAAGCGTGCCCGGGTGCGGGCAAGACGCGTTTCGGCCTTGAGGTGGCCCACGAGCTGGCAGCTTCGGGGCAGATCTCGCGCGTTCTCGTGGTCGTCCCCTCTCTGGCGATCGCGGACGGTTGGGCACGGGCGTCGTCGGCCGCGACGCCGGGGGCGCCGACACTGCCGCTGCGGACGCAGCGTGACTGGCGGGCCGTCGACCCCATCGGTGACGAGTGGCTCGGAGCGATCATCACGTACCAGTCGCTCTTCGCGTCCACCGAGATGTTCTTGGCCCACGCGACGGACCCGGGCCGGCGGACGCTGGTCATCTTCGACGAGGTCCACCACGCAGGCGCCAACGCGGCATGGGGCATGTCGGCCCAGGAGGCATTCGCAGAGGGTGCGTGGGGAATCCTGTCGCTGACCGGCACACCCTTTCGCACAGGCCGCGACCCGATCGTGTTCGTACCCTCCGAGGAGGGCAACGCCCGCCCTCACTACCGCTACTCGTACGACCGCGCCATCGTCGACAGCGCCTGTCGGCCGGTTCAGTTCGTCGAGGCCCGTGGTGAGACGACCTTCCGAACCCCGGACCGCCGGACCCACTCCGTCACCTTCGACGACACGGACGTGACACAGGCCGGGGAGCGGGGACGCTTGCGCGCCGCGATCGAGTGGATCGGTGAAGGATCGATCGCCGAGCACATGCTGATCGACGCCAACCACTATCTTCTCGGCCTGCGACAGCGCGGAGACACTGATGCCGCGGGACTCGTCGTGTGCATCGACTGCGATCACGCGGCCCGGGTGGCCGGTCACATGGCCTCCAGGGTGCTCGGCTTCCGTCCGGTCGTCGCCTGCTCCAGGCTCCATGACGACAACGACCCCGACCCGGCCAACGCCATCCGCCTGTTCCGCGCCTCGCACGATCCGTGGATCGTCGCGGTCAACATGATCTCCGAAGGGGTCGACATCCCACGGCTGCGCGCCGTGGTCTACCTGACCAACCGTCTGACGCTCCTGTCGTTCCGGCAGATCGTCGGACGGGTGGTGCGCACGGACCCCGCCAACGTCGACGACCACGGGCGTGTCTATCTCCCGGCGGATCCCCGGCTACTGGGCATGGCACGGCGCATCACCGAGAAGGCGGACCTGCTCCCGCCACCCCTCGTCATCATCACGGACGGAGAAGGTGCCCTTCGGGTAGGCGCCGGAACCGAAGAGGACCAGCCGAGGGGTTCGTTCGAGACTCTCAACACGGTCGGCGAACAGGGAGGCGTGTTCGACACCGACGGACGCGACGCACACGCCGTCCTGGTGGCCTGCGCACGACTGTTCATCGAACGGGAGGGCTTGACCGGCACGGACCCCGAGTCCCTGGCCCTGGCAGCCAACGACGCCCCGGAGCTGCGCCGAGCGCTGCTCGCCCTGCAGCGGAGGCCACAATGA
- a CDS encoding TetR/AcrR family transcriptional regulator, with translation MAATRRGRPPAGPERRDALVQAAYRCLAEGGFERLRMRDVAARVGIDHSSIHHHFPTKQDLVVAVVDHATGQFRSTTPPDGGPVERLRRHLATLSQKIVEQPELHIVLRELDLRALRDPELREIIASREEGWRNSLRALLTDAAAAGALAPRVDPATGAGLVIATVKGVSLASGYAGDVLGLLDQLLIRT, from the coding sequence ATGGCGGCGACCCGACGAGGCAGGCCACCGGCTGGTCCGGAGCGCCGGGACGCGCTGGTGCAGGCGGCGTATCGATGTCTGGCCGAAGGCGGGTTCGAGCGGCTGCGGATGCGGGACGTGGCCGCCCGTGTGGGCATCGACCACTCCTCGATCCATCATCACTTCCCCACCAAGCAGGATCTGGTGGTGGCGGTCGTGGACCACGCCACTGGGCAGTTCCGGTCGACCACACCGCCGGACGGCGGCCCCGTCGAGCGCCTGCGGCGCCATCTGGCCACGCTCAGTCAGAAGATCGTTGAACAGCCCGAGCTCCACATCGTCCTGCGTGAGCTGGATCTGCGGGCCCTGCGCGACCCCGAGCTGCGGGAGATCATCGCCAGCAGGGAGGAGGGCTGGCGGAACTCACTGCGCGCTCTGCTGACCGATGCCGCCGCTGCCGGGGCGCTGGCCCCGCGCGTCGACCCGGCGACGGGAGCGGGGCTGGTCATCGCCACCGTCAAGGGAGTGAGCCTGGCCTCCGGCTACGCCGGCGACGTCCTGGGACTGCTCG
- a CDS encoding YybH family protein: protein MTTYEMDETDEAQIRRQIDEIIDRLRDKDLEGLKVLYTSDVVSFDVEPPLQHVGIEAKARNWANVFVFFETVTYEIRDLTLVVGDDVAFGHAFARLSGTLKNGSATSGMWVRVTYGLRKIDGTWLIAHDQVSVPLDITSGKGVIDLEP, encoded by the coding sequence ATGACGACGTACGAGATGGACGAGACGGACGAGGCCCAGATCCGCCGACAGATCGACGAGATCATCGACCGGCTCCGGGACAAGGACCTCGAGGGCCTGAAGGTGCTCTACACGAGTGACGTCGTGTCCTTCGACGTCGAGCCGCCGCTGCAGCACGTCGGGATCGAGGCCAAGGCCCGGAACTGGGCGAACGTGTTCGTGTTCTTCGAGACCGTCACCTATGAGATCCGCGACCTGACCCTTGTCGTGGGCGACGACGTTGCCTTCGGGCACGCCTTCGCCCGCCTCAGCGGCACGCTGAAGAACGGGTCGGCCACGAGCGGCATGTGGGTCAGGGTCACCTACGGCCTGCGCAAGATCGACGGCACCTGGCTGATCGCCCACGACCAGGTGTCCGTGCCGCTAGACATCACTTCCGGCAAGGGCGTCATCGACCTCGAGCCCTGA
- a CDS encoding IS110 family transposase — translation MSTSGRRIWVGVDAGKGHHWAVAVDADGETLFSTKVINDEAQILTLIETARERAEEVRWAVDISGRASTLLLALLVAHGQQVVYVPGRTVNRMSGAYKGEGKTDAKDARVIADQARMRRDFAPLDTPPELVSTLRVLTNHRADLIADRVRLINRLRDLLVGICPALERAFDYSAAKGPVVMLTEYQTPAALRRIGVKRLTTWLERRKVRGAVDVAAKAVEAAQSQQLALPGEKRAAQLVRDLAHQLLALDERIKDNDREIRETFRTDDRAEIIESMPGMGPILGAEFIAIVGDLSGYRDAGRLASHAGLAPVARDSGRRTGNYHRPKRYNRRLRHIFYMAAQTAMMRPGPSRDYYLKKRAEGLLHTQALLSLARRRVDVLWAILRDKRLFTSAPPVTQAP, via the coding sequence TTGAGCACGTCTGGCAGGCGGATATGGGTCGGCGTCGATGCCGGCAAGGGGCATCACTGGGCGGTTGCGGTCGATGCCGACGGCGAGACGCTGTTCTCGACGAAGGTGATCAACGACGAGGCCCAGATCCTCACTCTCATCGAGACGGCCCGTGAGCGGGCTGAAGAGGTGCGGTGGGCGGTGGACATCTCCGGCCGGGCCTCCACCCTGCTGCTGGCCCTGCTGGTCGCCCACGGGCAGCAGGTCGTCTACGTCCCCGGCCGGACGGTCAACCGCATGTCCGGCGCCTACAAGGGCGAGGGCAAGACCGATGCCAAGGACGCACGTGTCATCGCTGACCAGGCCAGAATGCGACGGGACTTCGCCCCGCTGGACACGCCCCCGGAGCTGGTCTCCACCCTGCGGGTGCTGACGAACCATCGGGCAGACCTGATCGCCGACCGCGTCCGCCTGATCAACCGGCTTCGCGACCTGCTGGTGGGCATCTGCCCCGCGCTGGAGCGGGCCTTCGACTACTCCGCGGCCAAAGGCCCGGTCGTCATGCTGACCGAGTACCAGACCCCGGCCGCCCTGCGTCGGATCGGCGTCAAGCGGCTGACGACCTGGCTGGAACGCCGCAAGGTCCGCGGCGCTGTCGACGTCGCGGCCAAGGCCGTCGAGGCCGCCCAGTCCCAGCAGCTCGCGCTTCCCGGCGAGAAACGGGCCGCGCAGCTGGTCCGCGACCTCGCCCACCAGCTCCTGGCCCTGGACGAGCGGATCAAGGACAACGACCGGGAGATCCGCGAGACCTTCCGCACCGACGACCGTGCCGAGATCATCGAGTCCATGCCCGGCATGGGACCCATCCTCGGGGCCGAGTTCATCGCCATCGTCGGGGACCTGTCCGGCTACCGCGACGCCGGCCGTCTGGCCTCGCACGCCGGCCTGGCCCCGGTCGCCCGCGACTCCGGCCGCCGCACCGGCAACTACCACCGGCCCAAGCGCTACAACCGGCGCCTGCGGCACATCTTCTACATGGCCGCGCAGACGGCGATGATGCGACCCGGACCTTCCCGGGACTACTACCTCAAGAAGCGGGCCGAGGGACTGCTGCACACGCAGGCCCTCCTCTCGCTTGCCCGCCGCCGGGTCGACGTGCTCTGGGCGATCCTGCGTGACAAGAGGCTGTTCACCTCCGCCCCACCGGTCACGCAGGCGCCTTGA
- a CDS encoding tautomerase family protein has translation MRSTVPHLTADLPETRLAGNERALVTALTEAIVGVYGEWARPLVSVRLFGVPAGRFAQGGVAVDTSASVTLGVRSGVFERADAAEITIRLGAALTDAVTSVLGEDLRPGTMVELLASPPERTFVGGALAP, from the coding sequence ATGAGGTCCACTGTGCCGCATCTGACCGCCGATCTTCCAGAGACCAGGCTGGCGGGCAACGAACGCGCGCTCGTGACCGCCCTGACCGAGGCGATCGTCGGGGTCTACGGCGAGTGGGCACGGCCGCTGGTGAGCGTCCGGCTGTTCGGCGTTCCCGCGGGCCGCTTCGCTCAGGGGGGTGTGGCCGTGGACACCAGCGCTTCGGTCACGTTGGGCGTCCGGTCAGGTGTGTTCGAACGCGCTGACGCCGCCGAGATCACCATTCGCCTCGGCGCCGCCCTGACCGACGCCGTCACCTCGGTCCTGGGCGAGGATCTCCGCCCCGGGACCATGGTCGAACTCCTCGCCTCTCCTCCTGAGCGCACTTTCGTCGGCGGCGCCCTCGCGCCGTGA
- a CDS encoding DUF5134 domain-containing protein, with amino-acid sequence MGTLALSWAIASVAALVAAVSAVRVATTSGEARFAAGGDLLMGVCMVAMSLPATVAWYAGYGMWWAVAFGTLGLGGVAMTVKHTRTHGWKHGRHWVHLIVGSAGMAIMTLAMTSTSSGPVLALGGSSMTHMPGMENMASTTASDQMAGMESMPEMEGMESMEGMGSPHGMDMPGMTKAAADTGSSSVWRFVLVALAVYFLLSIGASVWARVRGTDRAGRSSDSRFSWGRWLLAMPDTVFVFLASLTISVWDRTRMAQRSGHGRRRKLGAAPDAALAAHLGMGGTMSAMLLMMVA; translated from the coding sequence GCTCAGTTGGGCCATCGCGTCAGTCGCCGCCCTCGTGGCCGCGGTCAGCGCGGTCCGGGTCGCCACCACCAGCGGCGAGGCCCGCTTCGCGGCGGGGGGCGATCTGCTGATGGGCGTGTGCATGGTCGCCATGTCGCTGCCCGCGACAGTCGCGTGGTACGCGGGCTACGGCATGTGGTGGGCGGTGGCGTTCGGCACCCTCGGACTCGGCGGCGTGGCAATGACGGTCAAGCACACCCGCACGCACGGGTGGAAGCACGGCCGCCACTGGGTGCACCTCATCGTGGGGAGCGCAGGTATGGCGATCATGACGCTTGCCATGACGAGCACGTCATCCGGACCGGTGCTGGCCCTGGGCGGCTCGTCCATGACACACATGCCGGGGATGGAGAACATGGCGAGCACGACGGCCTCCGACCAGATGGCGGGCATGGAGTCCATGCCCGAGATGGAGGGGATGGAGTCCATGGAGGGGATGGGTTCCCCGCACGGGATGGACATGCCCGGTATGACAAAGGCCGCGGCCGACACCGGCTCGTCCTCGGTGTGGCGGTTCGTGCTCGTGGCGCTTGCCGTGTACTTCCTGCTGTCGATCGGCGCATCCGTGTGGGCGAGGGTGCGGGGCACCGATCGGGCCGGTCGAAGCTCCGACTCGCGCTTCAGCTGGGGGCGCTGGCTGCTCGCAATGCCGGACACGGTGTTCGTCTTCCTGGCATCGCTGACGATCTCGGTGTGGGACCGGACCAGGATGGCGCAGCGGTCGGGCCATGGTCGGCGCCGCAAACTCGGCGCCGCGCCCGACGCGGCCCTTGCCGCCCATCTCGGCATGGGCGGGACCATGTCCGCGATGCTGCTGATGATGGTCGCTTGA
- a CDS encoding MarR family winged helix-turn-helix transcriptional regulator, with translation MSTEPRGILVDEAVRALLLLMPRLVGRAKRLPMPPQLRDLDLAPRHLALLAHLEYDGPASVNELADRLDLAPTTVSLMVSELVRPGVLGRTADTADRRRRIIAITPAYAAPIRAWLSGSATAWEHVMSGLTPTERATVVTALRSYEAVLEHRNPQPNEESRA, from the coding sequence ATGTCCACCGAACCCAGGGGTATCCTCGTCGATGAGGCCGTCCGCGCGCTGCTGCTGCTCATGCCCAGGCTCGTCGGCCGCGCCAAGCGCCTGCCCATGCCGCCGCAGTTGAGGGATCTCGACCTGGCGCCTCGGCATCTGGCTCTACTGGCCCACCTCGAATACGACGGCCCCGCCAGCGTCAACGAGCTCGCCGATCGGCTGGACCTGGCGCCGACGACCGTCAGCCTGATGGTGAGCGAACTGGTACGGCCGGGCGTCCTGGGGCGGACCGCCGACACCGCCGACCGTCGCCGCCGTATCATCGCCATCACCCCGGCCTACGCCGCACCGATCCGCGCCTGGCTCTCCGGCAGCGCCACCGCCTGGGAGCACGTCATGAGTGGCCTGACACCCACCGAACGCGCCACCGTCGTCACCGCACTCCGCTCCTATGAGGCCGTGCTCGAACACCGCAACCCGCAACCAAACGAGGAATCGCGAGCCTGA
- a CDS encoding LysR substrate-binding domain-containing protein: MMELNSLRQFLVVARLEHLSRAADELRVAQPSLSRTIARLERDLGAPLFDRSGRLRLNDTGRLFRDHVERALGELEAGRRAVAEATERGLGAVRLASETFLTLTGPLASFKRSHPAVELELHWSPPEDMARRLRSQEIDLCVASQPIHTEGLEGTALFEEEVGAAFPLDHPLAGRASVTIGDLADQPLVTARGGHWLRRLLDRLFAAHGLSPRIVCESDEHSAIADLISVGLGVGLVPAFARRSVTRAPLAWIPLDDPAARRAVTLYWAADGHLSTAARLMRTTITDWNWTTGEPPSP; this comes from the coding sequence ATGATGGAGCTGAACTCGCTCCGGCAGTTCCTGGTGGTCGCTCGCCTGGAGCACCTGAGCCGGGCCGCCGACGAGCTGCGCGTCGCCCAGCCGTCGCTGAGCCGCACCATCGCCAGGCTGGAGAGGGACCTGGGCGCGCCGCTGTTCGACCGCAGCGGCCGGCTCCGGCTGAACGACACCGGCAGGCTCTTCCGCGACCACGTCGAACGCGCCCTCGGAGAACTCGAGGCCGGACGGCGCGCCGTCGCCGAGGCCACCGAGCGGGGATTGGGCGCCGTGCGGCTGGCCTCGGAGACCTTCCTCACGCTCACCGGGCCGCTGGCCTCCTTCAAACGCTCCCATCCGGCCGTCGAGCTCGAACTCCACTGGTCGCCGCCCGAGGACATGGCCCGTCGGCTGCGCTCCCAGGAGATCGATCTGTGCGTCGCCTCGCAGCCCATCCACACCGAAGGGCTGGAGGGAACGGCCCTGTTCGAAGAGGAGGTGGGAGCGGCCTTTCCCCTCGATCACCCGCTGGCCGGCCGCGCCTCGGTGACCATCGGCGACCTCGCCGACCAGCCGCTCGTCACCGCCCGCGGCGGACACTGGCTGCGCCGCCTGCTCGACCGGCTCTTCGCGGCCCACGGCCTCAGCCCAAGGATCGTGTGCGAGAGCGACGAGCACAGTGCGATCGCCGACCTGATCAGCGTGGGCCTGGGCGTCGGCCTCGTCCCCGCCTTCGCCCGTCGCAGCGTCACCCGCGCACCCCTCGCCTGGATCCCTCTCGACGACCCCGCCGCCCGCCGCGCCGTGACGCTCTACTGGGCCGCCGACGGCCACCTGTCCACCGCGGCCCGCCTGATGCGCACCACGATCACCGACTGGAACTGGACCACCGGCGAACCCCCTTCCCCCTGA